The stretch of DNA GCGAGTATCGGGAGCACGAACCGCGTGCCGTGCCGCCGCGCGACGGCGGCGTCGTCGCGTTGTTGCCGGGAAGCCGCAAAGGCGAGCTGCGTCATCACGTTCCCGTGCTCGTACGCGCCCTCGAGGAGCTGCGCCGGCTGCGTCCCAATGTCCGCGCCACGGTTGCCGCGTCCGACGCGCGCGCAACGCAAGAGTTGGCCGGCGAGCTCGAACGCGCCGGCGTACGCAATGCAAGCGTCGAGCTGGGGGTCCGCGCGGCGCTAAGCGACGCAGACGCGGCGTGGTGCGCTTCGGGAACCGCAGTGCTCGAGAGCGTTTTGCTCGGCGTTCCTACGATCGCACTCTACGTCGTGTCGCGCGCGGTCGTCTGGTACGGACGGCGCATCCAGCGCCGCATCCACGGCGGGCGCTTCATCACGCTTCCGAATCTGGTTGCCGGCGAAGAGATCGTGCCGGAGTACCTGCAGGACGACGCGACTCCTGAGGCGCTTGCGCGCGCGATGGATCGACTGCTGGCTGCTCCACAGGTGGCGCGTGAAAGGCTCGCGCGCGTGCGAACCGCGCTCGGAGCCGGCGATGCGTTACAACGCTGCGCGGAGCTCGCCGTCGGTCTCGCCGCGGGCAGCGAGGCGCCATGACCCGTATCTATCACACCTCCGATCTGCACGATCGCCGGGGTTTTGCGCCGCAGTTGGAGCGTCTGCGCGCCGAGCGCCCGGGATATCTCTTCGATTGCGGCGACTCGCTGCGCGGCAGCCAAACTGTCTACCACCGGCGCGAGCCGATCCTTGCGGAGATCGACCGTGCCGGATACGACGCGCAAGCAATCGGGAATCGAGAGTTCCATTATTTCTATCCGCTCTTGCGCGCTCGCGCGCGCGCGATGCGCCACCCGCTCGTATGCACGAATCTGCGCGACACGAAGGGACGCGCGCTGCCGTTCGTGCCGTCGCTCGTGCTAGGAGGCGACGCCGGGCCTCGCGTGCACGTTTTGGGCTTGCTGATCATGCAGTATCCGGTCGCAAGCCCCTGGGAGCGCGTCTTCGGCTGGCGCTTCCTGCTGCCGGCGGACGCGATTGCGCCGTACGCGGCGAGGGTTCCCGAGGATGAAGCACTTATCGTCCTCTCCCACGTCGGCCTCCGTCTCGATCGCGCGCTTGCGGCCGCGGTCCCGCGCATCGATCTCATTCTGGGTGGTCACAGTCACGATACGCTCTTCGAGCCGGAGTACGTCGGCGACGTACCGATCGTTCATGCCGGGCCGTACGGGCGATACGTGTCTCGAACCGAGCTCGAATACGACGCCGCGAGCCGGCGGCATCGCGTTGCACGGTTCGATCTACTGCCGCTCTTGGGTGCGCCGTAGCGAGGCATGCGATTGCTATTCGTGAGCAACGGTCATGGGGAGATCGCGATTGCGGATCGCATCGCCGCGGAGCTGCGCGGCCTCGGCGAGGCGATCGAGATCGATCATCTCGCGCTCGTCGGAGACATCCCGGCGCGTCATGCGCGCGACGTCGGCCCGCGACGGCGAATGCCCAGCGGCGGTCTGATTGCCATGTTCAATCTTCCGAACATCCTGCGCGATCTTCGCGCCGGACTTCTCGGACTGACGCTGGAGCAATGGCGCTGGTTGCGTGCGTCGCACGGACGGTACGATGCCGTCATTGCGACGGGCGACGCGTACGCATTGTGGATGGCGCTGCGCGCCAGGTCGCGTACCGTCTTCGTCGGGACGGCCAAGAGCGTGCTCACTGCGCGCTACGGCTTCGGAGAGCGCCGCGTCTTGCGACATGCGGATGAGGTCTTCGTGCGAGACGAAGCGACGGCCGACGACCTTCGCCGGCACGGTGTTGCCGCAGAGGCGCCGGGAAACGTGATCGTCGATCTCTTCGCGGCGCCCGCGGAGGGCCCCACGCTCGCGCCGGCGATCGAGGGCTTCGACGTCGTCGTCGCGCTTCTGCCCGGAAGCCGAGCAGAAGCGTACGACAATGCGTCCTTTCTCATGGACGTGGTCGCAGCGGTCGCACGCGAACGCCCGGGAATCGGGGCGGTCCTCTCCCTCGCGCCGAACGTCGACGCGGCGCACATGGTCTCGGCGCTGACGCCAACCTACGCCGTGCGGCCGGCGCTGATGCCCGGCGTCCCATTCGACGTCCTGAACGGTGGCCGCGTTCTGGCGCGCGCGTGGTGCGGCGACGTCGGCGCATTGCTGAACGGCAGCACCGTCGTGCTCGGGCAGGCGGGAACGGCGAATGAAGCTGCGGTCGCTGCCGGGTTGCCCGTGCTCGCTGTCTCACGCGGTACGGACCGCGAACACGGATGGTACCGCCGCCGGCAGACGCAACTGCTCGGCGATGCATTGGTGATGATCTCCGGCGATCTCGACTCGGCGGCCCGGGAGTTACGCGACATGCTCGACGACCCGCAGCGCCGAGCCCGGCTCGGGGAACTCGGACGCGAGCGTATGGGGCCGGCGGGCGGCGCTCGTCGCATCGCAGAGCGCATCGTTGCGCTCGCACGCGAGGCGGCGTAGAATGCGCGTCTTTACCGCCGCTTCGTTTGCGCTCGTCAACGCGGCCGTACCGCTCTTCCCCGCGTTCATCATGCTGACGTACGTCCAGCCGCCCGGGATCTCGCTCGTTCCGGTCCCGGCTGCCGCAGCGCTGCTCGCACTGCTGGGCCTGCTCGGCGTTATCTTCCTCGTGCGGCTGTGGATGCCGCCGCGCGAAGCGCCGCCGACGCTAGTGCCGCTGCTCGCGTGGCTTGGCGCTGCGGTGCTCGCGGCGATTCTCGGCTTCGACCCGCGCGGCGGCGCAATCTTCATCGCGATCTTCGGACTCGGCGTCGTCTGGCATCTCTCGACGCTTCGGTATTACCGCGCGCCCGGCGTGGCGCGCGCCGTCGTCTGGTCGATGATGGCAACGTGCTTTGCAGCGTCGATTGCCGCCATAATAATGGTTGCGATTCGACGCCCCGTTGCGCAGTACGTCATCGGGCACGGACGAGCGATCGGAACCTTCGTCCTACCCGGGGAGCTTGCGGGTTATCTCGTCGTGTTGCTGCCCATTGCGTACGGCGTCGCCGTAACGACGCGCAGCCGGGCACTCCGTCTCGCGTCGCTCTGCACGCTGCTCTGCGGAGCGATTGCGTTCGCGCTGACGTTCTCGCGTGCGGGATGGATGGGGCTCGCTGCTGCGATCGCGTTCTTCGTTGCGATGCGTCGGCGCGCGTGGGGAACGGGGGTGCTTGCGGCGGCGGCAATCGTCATTGCCGGCCTTGGTGCGGTGCTCTTGCTCTTCAACGTCGCGCACAATCCCAGCGAGAACTATACGCGCATCTCGATTTGGCAGGCCGCGTTCCAGGTGATCGATCGCTTTCCGTTGACGGGCGTGGGGCCGTTTGAGTTCTCGCATCTCTACGCGCTCGTGCGCACTCCTGACGGAGATGCGATCGCGTTTCACGCGCACAGCGTCTACCTCACGCTTCTCGCCGAGATCGGCATCGTCGGGTTCGCGGCGGCCCTCTGGACGTGGTGGCGCTTCGTCGCCGAGCTGCGCCGCCGCATCGAGTCGGCCGAGCCTCGACACGCCGTCATCGCGCTTGCCTGCGCGGCGGGACTCGCGGGGACGCTCGTGCAAGGGCTGATCGATACCGTGAGTGTGGTGATCTTCGGATTATGGTTGCCGACGATGGCGTTTGCTTTGGCAGCGGCGCGCGACGGCCTGATGGAACGGGACGTGCCCTAGCGTGCGCCGTACGATCGCTTTGCTCTGCGGAGCCGCTTGTTGGCTGTGTGCCTGCAGTCCGCACGGGCCCGCACCGGCCGCCTCTCCTCGACCCTCGGTCCATCGCGGCCGAGGACCGTGGCTGCACATTACCGGCACCGGGACGGCACGCCAGCCGGTACGATGGACGATGCGGCAGCGAAACAACCAAAAGGAGTATGACCTGATCGCGCACTCGTACGAGAGCAGCGGTACGCAGGGAACCTCCGTGGCGACGTTCTTCCAGGTGCACGTCACCTTCTACGGCAAGGGCGGTGCGCGGCTCGCGGCGGACGCGTCCCGAGCAATCGTCGACGAGGCGCAGAACACGATCGTGCTTAACGACGCCGTTCGCGCGCGCACCGCCACCGGCATGACGCTGCGCTGCGATCGGCTGCGGTACGACCGGTCGACGCAGACGGTCCACGGCGAAGGGCACGTGGTCATCACGGACGGACATGGAATGCGCGCTACAGGCAACAGCGTCGACACCGATATCACACTTACCAAGGCGAGGATGCAGTGAGCGAGAGGACGATACGCATCCGCGGTCTCGTCAAGCGGTACGGCGAGCGCACCGTGGTGAACGGTGTGAGCGCGGAGGTACATGTCGGCGAGGTCGTCGGACTGCTCGGGCCCAACGGCGCGGGGAAGACGACGACGTTCTACATGACCGTCGGGCTCGTCAAGCCCGACGGCGGCAGCGTGCTGCTCTTCGACGGCGAGAAGGAAATCGATTTGACGAGCCGGCCGATGTACGAGCGCGCCCGAAACAAGATCGGATACCTCGCGCAAGAGAACTCGATCTTCCGCCGGCTTTCGGTCGGCGACAACATTCGGTTGATTTGGGAACAGAGCGGCGTGTCGCACGACGAGCAAGAGCGCCGGCTCCCGGAACTGCTGGAAGAGTTCGGCTTGCGCGCGTTCGTCAACGCGCGTGGCGACGCGCTCTCCGGCGGAGAACGCAGGCGCGTCGAGGTGGCGAGGGCGCTCGCCATCGATCCGTCCTTCCTGCTGCTCGACGAGCCTTTCACCGGGATAGATCCCATCGCCGTCGCCGATATTCAAGCGATGATTCGGCAGCTACGCGATCGCGGCATCGGCGTGTTGATCACGGACCATCAGGTGCGCGAGACGTTAGCGATCGTCGACCGCGCCTACATCATGAACAATGGCCGCATCGAAGTATCGGGCAGCGCGCAGGAGGTGCTCGACTCGCCGATCGCGCGCAAGTTCTATCTGGGCGAGAGCTTCCGGCTCTGAACATCATCGGTACGTTGCCGCGCCTTCGCGCAGTCGTCGCGTTCAGACCGACGATTCTCGATCGATACATGCTCGCCGAGCTGGCCGCCCCGTTCGGCTTCGGGCTCTCCGCGTTCACCCTCGTGTTCGCCGCGACGCAGATGCTGGCCACGGGACGCCTCGTCAGCGAGGACCACGTGCCTCTGTGGACGGCGGTCGGGCTCTTTCTCTGGCAGTTGCCGGGAGAGGTCGTGTTCGTCATCCCGATGGCGCTGCTGCTGGGGACGCTGCTCGCGATGCAGCGGCTTTCGGGTGACAGCGAGATCAACGCCATGAAGACGAGCGGAATCACGTTTCCACGGATCATCGCGCCGCTGCTCTTTGCAGGGCTCGTGATGTCACTCGTCATGTACGCGCTCCAAGAAGGAGTCGTCCCCTTCGCGAACGACGAGGTCTCCGCGATCGAGACGACGGCCCTCAACCACACGAGCGCGTTCAATCGCGATCTGACCGTGTCGGCGCCGTTGCCCGGCGGCGGACGCCAGGTAACGATCGCGACGGCCTACGAGCCGCATTCGCAGGCATTGCTGAACGTAACCCTGATCCAGTACGACCGCGCCGGCTCCCCGACGCAGATCATCTTTGCTCAGCAAGCCGAGTTCGCGGCAAAAGAGTGGATCCTCCGCAATGCGAGCGCCTATCGCTTCAACGCCGATGGCTCGACGATTTCGGAGCCCAACGTCCCCGAGCAGGAGGTCGATCTCGGGGAAAAGCCAACCGATATCGTCAAGCGGATTTCTCACGACGACCCACAACTGATGAGCCGCGCGCAAATCGCGAGCATCATCTCGACGGGTCAGCTGACGGAGACTGAGCTGCACAAGTACGTGACGGTGTATCAGGAAAAGCTCGCCCAGCCTTTCGCCTGCTTCGTGTTCGTCTTGATCGCCATTCCATTCGGGTTGCGCTCGTTCCGAGGGGGCGCAAGCGCGAGCCTCGGATTCGGCCTTGCGGTCGGGATCGTATTCGTCTATTACGTCGTGATGACGATCTTTTCGTACGTCGGCGAGGCGGTGATCTTTCTCGCGCCGCTGTGGGCGTGGATGCCAAACGTCATCTTCACGGCCATCGGCTTGGCACGCGTTCGAAAGGCAGCGGCAATCTAGTGACGTGGGCTGATTTCATCCGCGGCGCGGGCGACATCGTCATTATCTTGGTCATCGCGGGCGGCGTCGCGTACGTCGGCGATCGCGTCGGGCACCAAGTCGGGCGCCGGCGTCTGACGCTCTTCGGAATCCGTCCGCGGTACACGTCGACGATCATTGCCGTCGCGACGGGCGTCGTGATCGCCTTGGTCGTCACGCTCGTCGCGATCTTTGCGTCCCAACAGGTGAAGACGGCGTTCTTCCACCTTTCCGCGCTGAATGCCCAAATCGCGACGTTGCAGCAACGCGAGCAACAGCTCGAGGCCAAGGTTACGAACGGCCGTCTCGTTCTTCCCACGGGCGAGCTCATCACCCCCTTCCGCCTCATCCTGCAGCGGGCGCAGTCCGAGGCCGTGCGCGAGCAGCAGCTCAAAGCCTTCTACATGGAAGCGGTCAAATACATCAACGCGACGTATCCCAGCTGGGGCCTGCGGCCCTATGTGGTACCGCACAACGTCGACAAGACGCTGCACGACTTCTTGAACGATGCCGCATTGCAGGCCGAGCTCTCGCAATCCAACGTGATGGTCACGGCCGTCTCGGACCAGAATCTCTTCGCCAACGACGCCTTCCGCTTTTCACTCAACGCGGTACCTGACGTGCGCGTCCTCTCGCGCGGGCAGCTCGTCGCGCAGATCGACATCCCGGGAAACAGCGGCGCCAATATCAACATCGCGTTACGCGAGCTGTTCGCGCACGTCACGATCAACGCCGAGTACGCGCACATGCCGACGTACTTGGCGACCTACGTGCAGCCGACGGAGCTGGTTCCCGACGTCTCGCAGATGCAGCAGATGCTCGGCCGCGGCGGACTCTACTACCTCACCGCATACGCAGCAGACGACATCTACCCGCACACGGGCGCGATCTCCATCGCGATCGTGCTCGTTCCGCAGAGGAGCAGGTGAGCGGGGTCCTCGGCATAGATCCGGGGACGCGCAAAGCGGGATACGCACTGCTCGGCGATCGAGGGGTCGTTCTCGCACGAGGCATCGAGCCGGTCGACCGCCTGCACGGGCGCTTGGAAGCCCTTCTGCGGCAGCACCCCGTCGAAGTTCTCGCGCTCGGTGCCGGGACGAATGCTGGAAAGATCGCTGCGGCGCTCGCGCCTCTGGGGCTGCCGGTACGCCTCGTCGACGAACGGGAGACGACCCTGCGAGCCCGCCGGCTGTACTATGCTGAGAATCCGGCGCGAGGTCTCCAACGCTTGCTTCCCATGGGCTTGCGCTTCCCTCCGAGGCCGATCGACGACTACGCGGCGGAGATCATCGCTCGGCGCTGGGTCGCCTGCAACGAAGGCAAAACGGCCCAGCCGTCGTAGATTTCAGGCCCGGGGTGAGGGGAGGAGGAAAGATGCGCCGGCTTATCGGCTCGCTGGTGATCGCAACGTTCGTCGTTGCGCCTGCCTGCGCGCGCGCCTCCACGCTCTTCTCGGCCACCCCCGACCTGCGCGCGACGCTGTTGATGCGCGTCTTCGGAGAGACGTCCGACGCACAGGCCCGGCTGGGCATTTCGAATCTCGACGCTCGCAGCGAGTCGCCGCTGCGCGCGGCGGCTTTCGTCGTCAGTATTACGAGCGCAGCGCAAACGGCCGTCGATGTACCTGTCCGAGCGCCAGCGGTCGTAGCGCACTTTCCCGCTGCTCCAGCGCAAGCGCTCACCTACGTCGTGAGCCGGCCTCCCGAGCCGCACCCCGGCGTTTCGATTCACGTGCCGGTGTCGGCGCCCGTAACCTCCGCCTATGAAGCGCTTCCCCCGACGCGCTTCGCGTCCGACGAACGCTCCGGCGCCTTCTCGTTCCCGAGCGTGTCGACGAGCAGCGTCCCCTCGTTCGTGACGCAGAGCGCGCTCGAGGGTACCTCGGCGCCAGGCTCGGGCCTCGCGCAGAACGTTCAGATACCGGTCTCCCTGCGGGTCGGCAATCTCCGCGTCTTGGCAGGCTTCAACGCCGCGTTCGGAACCACGCCGAACTCGGGTATCGACAACACGCTGCCCGTATTCGTCCCGAGCTACTCGGGCGTGAGCCGTTCCTCTGTAGGCGCCGCGTTCGCCGTCCCGGTGGCGCCGCGGCTGTTGCTCGGATTCGGATACAACACCGAACGCCTCATAACCGGTTATGGCGTACCGGCAACGGTAGAGGGGCTCGATGCTCGCAACGACACCTACACCGGTAACATCACCTTCCTCTTTCCGCGGCTCTCCAGCGCGCTTTCGTTCTCGGCGCAGCAATATCGCTATCAAGACAATCTCCTGCCTGCGGAGTTCACGCAGTTGCGCGAAAACCTCAACCTGACCGTCAAGTTCTAGCAGGCTAGGCGACGCGTGGTGCGAGTCGTCACGGGCGCAGCCGTCGCGCTCGTGCTCGTTGCGTTTTGCGCAGTCCAGCTCGCCTCTGACGCATTTTGTGCGAGCGCCGCAGCGCCCGGAACGCTTCCCACGCGCGTGCCCATCGTCGTGGCGCTGCAGATCTATCGTACGCTCGATCGCGTCGCCCCGGCACCGTACATAGAAACGACGCTCGCCGAATACGACGCGGCTCATGGAGATCGTACGGGCGCGCTACGCCACGCTCTTCGGCTACCGCCGACGCCGATTCGCAACGAGCTGCTGGGACGCATCGCACTCGCGCGCGGTGACCGGGTGCTGGCGATGGAGTACTTTTTTGCCGCTCCCGACATCGCCGCACTGCAGCAGTACGTGCTCGCACTAGCGCACTCCGATCCGACCCGCGCCTACGCGGTCGAGCGTCGCGTACGCACCAGTCTGACGTCGCTCGAAACGCATCCGGATGCCGTTGCCGAGGCGTGCTGGACGATGGGACTTCTTGCAGAAGCGGCGTCGAACACGACGACCGGTGCGCACCGCGCGGCATGGCGCAGGCGAGCGCTGGGAGACGACATCGCGGCCGTCGAGTTGTCGCCGCTCTCCGAGAAGTATCTGCTGGCGGCAGCGGGCGCGGAGCTGTCGCTGGGGAACGTCCGCGCTGCGCGAGGCTGGTATCATCGTGTCTTGAGCGTCGACCCGAAGAGCCCCGGCGCGATCGCGGCACTCGCCGCGATCGCCCGGATGCGAACCCGGCCTTCGCGTTGAGGATCGCGCTCGACGCGCAACTGGGGGTCGGCACCGCCACGGGCATCGGCGAGTACGTGCGCGGTCTCGTCGCAGCGCTACGCGACGCTGGCGAGGACGTGATCGAGGTGCGCGACGTGCGGATCGATCCTTGGCGGTTCGACCGCCGGGTGCTGTGGGATCAGGTGCTGCTTCCCCGTCTGGCGGCGCGCAGCGGAGCGGCGCTGCTGCACTGTGCCTCCGGTACCGTTCCGCTCGTGCGGAGTATGCCGATCGTCGTTACGGTGCACGACGTCGCGTGGATGCGCGTGCAACGACATGCGCGCTGGTACGCGCGGCGCTATTTCGGAGAGTTTTCGGTTGCTCGATACCGCCGCGCTGCGGCCGTCCTCGCCGACTCGGCATTCTCCCGTACGGAGCTGCTCGCCGTGTCCGGGGGCATCGATGCGTCGCGCGTACACGTCGTAGCACCGGGAGTCGCGAGCGACTTTGCACGCGTGCGCCGCGAAAGCGACAGGCAGACGATTCTCGCGGTCGGGACCATCGAGCCGCGCAAGAATCTCGCTCATCTGATCCGCCTCTTGCCACGCCTTCCGCGCGCGCGGCTCGTTGCAGTCGGCCCGGCGACGCCGTATCGGCAGGCGTGCGTCGCGGCGGCGCGCGAGCTCGGCGTCGCCGACCGCGTTGAGTTTCGCGGTTACGTATCCCGCAGCGCGCTGCTCGACCTGTACGCAACGGCGGCGGTCGCGGCGGTCCCGTCGCAGTACGAAGGGTTCGGTTACGCGGCGGCGCAGGCGCTTTGCGCGGGCCTTCCGTGCGTGGTCAGCGACCGCGCGTCGCTGCCGGAGGTCGTCGGCTCCGATGGAACGCCCCTGGCGCTCGAGGACATTGACGGCTGGGCGAGGGCGCTCGAGAGCGCCCTCGAAGGCGAGGCAGACGCCGTTGCGGCGGCATCGCGCGAAGAGTGCGCCCGACGCTTCTCCTGGAGCACCTGTGCCGCAAAAGTGCGCGAGATCTATCGCGCCGTTCTCGGAAATGCCCTAGTAGACCGGTGAGCCCGGAGCTCCGGGCGGCACGCTGCCGTCGTCGGGAGCGAAGATCAAATCGAGCGGATAACTCGACCCCCCCTCGGGCATCGTCTCTATCGTGATGCGTACGAAGCCGCGCGCCGGAACGACGTATTGACGTATCTTGTAGCGCGAGAACGGCGGTACTTGATGCGACTGGACCAGGACGCCGTCGATGAGGTACGTTCCCGTCGCGCGGCCGCCGCGCGGGTTTTCGTAGATTGCAATCGGCTGCGGTTGCGCGGTCGGGTTCTGGACCGTCACGACGAAGGACTGCAGCACGCCGTAATCGCCCGAGAGGGCCTCGCCTTGTAGGGTATTATGGAGCGGCAGTTGCCCGATGCGCAGGTCGAGATAGGGATCGTCGACGCTCCACGCACGCTCCTGATGGAACTCCGGCACGGTGTAGATGCCCCGGGCGTGACGCTGCGCGCCGACGAGCAGGTCCGTCTGCGTGATGGGAGCGTCGGGATCGTCGGAGGCGTTCTGCGCGAAGAGCGTCAGGCGTATGTGGTCTCCGGAGAGCAGACGAAGCTGGAGCAGCGAGCTGATGACGGTGCCGTGCGGCAGGTCGTCCTCGACGAGATTCACCGATGCGTGCGCGCCGATCGTAATGAGCTGGCCCTCGTTTTGAATCATGCGAACCAGGAACGTCGTGTCCGCATCGTGGCCGGTCTCCATTTCGTTGGTCGTCGCCGGACCCGTGCCCGCGATGAACTGCACGAGCGCGGGCTCGCCGCCGTCGTTCTCCGCCCTGAGCACGATGCGCCGATCCGGCTGCGCCGGCGGATCGTAGTGAAAGAACAGAAAGCGCGATGGGGCGCTCAGGCGCAGATCGGCGGTGAAGAGGACGCCGTTTTCGGTGAGCGATTCCGGGAAGTCGCTGACCATCAGCCGGTCCGGTGCGATGCGCGGCGTGGCCACGTCGATCACGCGTACGCGCGCCGTGCCGTTGACGCTGAAGTACTGTTCGCCCTGAACGAGGACGTCGGCATCGACGTTGGCGACGTCGTCTTCACCGAGCGTTCCTTCGAACGTGACGTCGTCAGGGCCGACCACGACCTGAGCGCCCGGTCGCGCCACGACTGCCGCCGCGACGGCGCGCGCGACCGCTCCGCGAACGAACTGCGCAGATGCCGGATTGCCGGTGATGCGAAGCTCGAGGGAAGGCGGTATGCTGCCGGCCTGATATGCGACGGTCACGGGAACGTCTTTGGTGAGGCCGCGTGCATCGCCGATCGTGACGACCGTCGTCCCCGGTACTCTGCCGGTCAATGTGACAGTCTGCGTCTGCTGATCGATCGCTACGCCGACGATCGACGGATCGCGAGCGATCGCCGTAATGGGCATGATGGCGCTGCCAACGGCGAGCTGCGTGGAAAGGCCGACCGGTGCCTGGGCTGCTTCCGGCGAGACGGTGATCGGCGGCGGAGTGGGTGTCGGCGTCGGACTTGGCGTCGGGGTGAGACTCGGCGTTGGGGCGGGCTGCGGAATGGTGGGCGCGCCCGGCGTGGGCATCGCAGCTGCCGGGGCGCTCGGCGAAGGCGTCACCTGACCGAACGCGTGCGCAGAGAACGCGACGAGAATGCACGCGAGCGCAAGCGGCGCTCCAAAGAACTTGATGCCTCTTCTCAAAGAAGCTCCTCCGTGGAAGGCTCGATATTCTACTCCGGGCGAAGAGCCGAAGGCGGCCTAAGCGATCTTTGGCTCGGCGCGATCGACGGCGCTCGCGAGGAGCGTCTTGTATCCGAAGCTCGGGAAGAGCACCGTCACGAGGTCCCGCTCCATCCGCTCGACCGTTCCGGTCCCGAACTTCCGGTGAAAGACGACGTCGGCTATCTTGAACGGCCCGACGACCAAGCCCTCGTACACGCCGTTGGCCTCCGCGCGCAGGCAGTTGTCGCATGCGCCGCAGTTGACCGTGTCGAAGCCTTCGCCGAAGTAGTTGAGGATGAAGCGCCTACGGCAGACGCCACTCTCGGCATATTGCAGCATCATCGAGAGCTTGCTCTGATCGTACGACTTCTTCGTTTCGTAGTTCGCGAGGCTCAGCATGAGATCGCGATTCTTCCGCACGGCCTCGGTAAGACCGTACGCGGATCTCCCAACGGGCTCGAGGTAGCCGGACTTCTTCAAGAGCGCGAGGATGACTTTGAGTTTGGTGAGCGGCAGCTGAAGGATCCTGCGAAGGTCGGTCATCGACACGCCGGCGCTCTGATCGCCGAAGACCTCGATCGTTCCAAAGACGCGTTGCACTTCCTCGATGTCGGGATACTTCCCGGTCAAAAAGTAGTTCTGAACGCGCGTGTCGCTCATGCGATAGATGAGGATGCAGCGTGAAGCTTCGCCGTCGCGCCCGGCGCGGCCGGCCTCCTGCGTGTACGCCTCGATCGATCCCGGCAAATCGTAGTGGACGACGAATCGGATGTTCGGTTTGTCGATGCCCAGACCGAAGGCGTTGGTGGCGACGACCGCGCGAATCTTTT from Candidatus Dormiibacterota bacterium encodes:
- a CDS encoding metallophosphoesterase, which encodes MTRIYHTSDLHDRRGFAPQLERLRAERPGYLFDCGDSLRGSQTVYHRREPILAEIDRAGYDAQAIGNREFHYFYPLLRARARAMRHPLVCTNLRDTKGRALPFVPSLVLGGDAGPRVHVLGLLIMQYPVASPWERVFGWRFLLPADAIAPYAARVPEDEALIVLSHVGLRLDRALAAAVPRIDLILGGHSHDTLFEPEYVGDVPIVHAGPYGRYVSRTELEYDAASRRHRVARFDLLPLLGAP
- a CDS encoding O-antigen ligase family protein, which produces MRVFTAASFALVNAAVPLFPAFIMLTYVQPPGISLVPVPAAAALLALLGLLGVIFLVRLWMPPREAPPTLVPLLAWLGAAVLAAILGFDPRGGAIFIAIFGLGVVWHLSTLRYYRAPGVARAVVWSMMATCFAASIAAIIMVAIRRPVAQYVIGHGRAIGTFVLPGELAGYLVVLLPIAYGVAVTTRSRALRLASLCTLLCGAIAFALTFSRAGWMGLAAAIAFFVAMRRRAWGTGVLAAAAIVIAGLGAVLLLFNVAHNPSENYTRISIWQAAFQVIDRFPLTGVGPFEFSHLYALVRTPDGDAIAFHAHSVYLTLLAEIGIVGFAAALWTWWRFVAELRRRIESAEPRHAVIALACAAGLAGTLVQGLIDTVSVVIFGLWLPTMAFALAAARDGLMERDVP
- the lptC gene encoding LPS export ABC transporter periplasmic protein LptC: MRQRNNQKEYDLIAHSYESSGTQGTSVATFFQVHVTFYGKGGARLAADASRAIVDEAQNTIVLNDAVRARTATGMTLRCDRLRYDRSTQTVHGEGHVVITDGHGMRATGNSVDTDITLTKARMQ
- the lptB gene encoding LPS export ABC transporter ATP-binding protein → MSERTIRIRGLVKRYGERTVVNGVSAEVHVGEVVGLLGPNGAGKTTTFYMTVGLVKPDGGSVLLFDGEKEIDLTSRPMYERARNKIGYLAQENSIFRRLSVGDNIRLIWEQSGVSHDEQERRLPELLEEFGLRAFVNARGDALSGGERRRVEVARALAIDPSFLLLDEPFTGIDPIAVADIQAMIRQLRDRGIGVLITDHQVRETLAIVDRAYIMNNGRIEVSGSAQEVLDSPIARKFYLGESFRL
- a CDS encoding LptF/LptG family permease; this encodes MPRLRAVVAFRPTILDRYMLAELAAPFGFGLSAFTLVFAATQMLATGRLVSEDHVPLWTAVGLFLWQLPGEVVFVIPMALLLGTLLAMQRLSGDSEINAMKTSGITFPRIIAPLLFAGLVMSLVMYALQEGVVPFANDEVSAIETTALNHTSAFNRDLTVSAPLPGGGRQVTIATAYEPHSQALLNVTLIQYDRAGSPTQIIFAQQAEFAAKEWILRNASAYRFNADGSTISEPNVPEQEVDLGEKPTDIVKRISHDDPQLMSRAQIASIISTGQLTETELHKYVTVYQEKLAQPFACFVFVLIAIPFGLRSFRGGASASLGFGLAVGIVFVYYVVMTIFSYVGEAVIFLAPLWAWMPNVIFTAIGLARVRKAAAI
- a CDS encoding DUF3084 domain-containing protein; the encoded protein is MTWADFIRGAGDIVIILVIAGGVAYVGDRVGHQVGRRRLTLFGIRPRYTSTIIAVATGVVIALVVTLVAIFASQQVKTAFFHLSALNAQIATLQQREQQLEAKVTNGRLVLPTGELITPFRLILQRAQSEAVREQQLKAFYMEAVKYINATYPSWGLRPYVVPHNVDKTLHDFLNDAALQAELSQSNVMVTAVSDQNLFANDAFRFSLNAVPDVRVLSRGQLVAQIDIPGNSGANINIALRELFAHVTINAEYAHMPTYLATYVQPTELVPDVSQMQQMLGRGGLYYLTAYAADDIYPHTGAISIAIVLVPQRSR
- a CDS encoding pre-16S rRNA-processing nuclease YqgF — its product is MSGVLGIDPGTRKAGYALLGDRGVVLARGIEPVDRLHGRLEALLRQHPVEVLALGAGTNAGKIAAALAPLGLPVRLVDERETTLRARRLYYAENPARGLQRLLPMGLRFPPRPIDDYAAEIIARRWVACNEGKTAQPS
- a CDS encoding glycosyltransferase family 1 protein, with protein sequence MRIALDAQLGVGTATGIGEYVRGLVAALRDAGEDVIEVRDVRIDPWRFDRRVLWDQVLLPRLAARSGAALLHCASGTVPLVRSMPIVVTVHDVAWMRVQRHARWYARRYFGEFSVARYRRAAAVLADSAFSRTELLAVSGGIDASRVHVVAPGVASDFARVRRESDRQTILAVGTIEPRKNLAHLIRLLPRLPRARLVAVGPATPYRQACVAAARELGVADRVEFRGYVSRSALLDLYATAAVAAVPSQYEGFGYAAAQALCAGLPCVVSDRASLPEVVGSDGTPLALEDIDGWARALESALEGEADAVAAASREECARRFSWSTCAAKVREIYRAVLGNALVDR